From Patescibacteria group bacterium, a single genomic window includes:
- a CDS encoding prepilin-type N-terminal cleavage/methylation domain-containing protein: protein MKIKEYLREHEKSGFTLVELLVVIVIIGILATGVLAAINPIEQIRRGRDTVRQSAAREVMSAAERYYGTHNGYGGTWQMDAATDIKHDSAIITDLIDAEELRSGFSERSPIQEEELSYYIDSTSEEIRVCFQPESTTFLDQATCEDPSCSADGNDWYCVPDSG from the coding sequence TTGAAAATTAAAGAATATTTAAGAGAACACGAAAAAAGTGGTTTTACTTTGGTTGAGCTTTTGGTGGTTATTGTAATTATTGGTATTTTGGCAACTGGTGTTTTGGCTGCTATTAACCCTATTGAGCAAATTCGCCGTGGCCGGGATACTGTACGTCAGTCTGCTGCGCGAGAGGTAATGTCTGCTGCAGAACGCTATTATGGTACGCATAATGGTTATGGTGGGACATGGCAGATGGATGCGGCAACCGATATCAAACACGATTCTGCCATAATTACGGATCTGATTGATGCGGAAGAACTGCGCTCTGGTTTTAGTGAGAGAAGTCCAATTCAGGAAGAGGAACTTTCGTACTACATTGACAGTACTAGTGAAGAGATTCGAGTGTGTTTCCAGCCAGAGTCAACTACTTTCCTCGATCAGGCAACCTGTGAAGATCCTTCTTGTTCAGCAGATGGGAATGATTGGTATTGTGTACCTGACTCTGGTTGA
- a CDS encoding prepilin-type N-terminal cleavage/methylation domain-containing protein, with translation MTLLKKCKNNAGFTLMELLIVIVIIGIIGGLGGGYYLTSLRRGRDGKRSADLNNLRNALEMYYLDNENTYPNPTGGLGSYTSVSNLESDLVSGSSQYIKVLPTDPQESQGTEYLYSSNGSCYCISADMEMEESARTEFGDCTCPDVHDNCYLVTCP, from the coding sequence ATGACTTTACTTAAAAAATGTAAAAACAATGCTGGGTTTACACTTATGGAGCTTCTTATTGTTATTGTAATTATTGGGATTATCGGTGGGCTTGGTGGCGGCTATTATCTAACATCACTTAGAAGGGGGCGGGATGGAAAAAGATCAGCGGATCTCAATAACTTGCGAAATGCTTTGGAAATGTATTATTTGGATAATGAGAATACTTACCCAAACCCTACTGGTGGTTTAGGCAGTTATACATCTGTTTCAAATTTGGAAAGCGACTTAGTTAGTGGTAGTAGTCAATATATTAAAGTGCTGCCTACTGACCCGCAGGAATCTCAGGGTACTGAGTATTTGTATAGTTCTAACGGTAGCTGTTATTGCATTTCAGCAGATATGGAAATGGAAGAAAGTGCGAGAACTGAATTTGGCGACTGTACCTGTCCAGACGTTCATGATAATTGTTATTTAGTTACCTGCCCCTAG
- a CDS encoding type II secretion system F family protein: MPTFKYVAKDSQGATKKGSVEASNKARAIAVMQERGLIPISIHPKREFLDLSSLKKKLSGVTQKEKVVFTRQLATMVGAGLPLTQALSILRDQAGDTPFGDILEYIVGEVEGGKPLSEAMRKFPDVFSSTYTALVEAAEASGAIKKVLLRLAQNLEKENELRQKIKGALFYPAMVLTAMVGVAILLLVFVIPQLKSIYTSFDAELPIATRFFLGVSDFAVKRWWLVIALVAGLIFAFRWFRNTERGRYFTDELVLKLPIFGPLVKQMELVEMTRTLSLLLTSGVPILDSLNIVYNATENVMFRDALGDAREIVKHGESLAAPISGSEYFPPLVSRMIRVGEESGELGEVLLKVAEYFEGEAEHTVENLTTALEPVIMIILGVGVGFMVLSIIMPIYNLTSQF, from the coding sequence ATGCCAACTTTTAAGTATGTTGCAAAGGATAGTCAAGGAGCCACTAAAAAAGGTTCGGTAGAAGCGAGTAACAAAGCCCGCGCAATTGCGGTAATGCAGGAAAGAGGGCTGATACCTATTTCAATTCATCCCAAAAGAGAGTTTTTGGATCTTAGCTCCTTAAAAAAGAAGCTTTCGGGAGTAACCCAGAAGGAAAAGGTTGTTTTTACTCGACAGTTGGCAACTATGGTCGGTGCGGGCCTTCCTCTTACTCAGGCTTTATCTATTTTGCGTGACCAAGCTGGAGATACACCTTTTGGAGATATTTTAGAATACATTGTGGGGGAGGTTGAAGGGGGAAAACCGCTTTCGGAAGCAATGCGTAAGTTTCCGGATGTTTTTTCTTCTACTTATACGGCTCTAGTAGAAGCTGCGGAGGCTTCTGGTGCTATAAAGAAGGTACTTTTGCGTTTAGCGCAAAATTTGGAAAAAGAGAATGAATTGCGGCAGAAAATTAAAGGCGCTCTTTTTTATCCGGCAATGGTTCTGACAGCAATGGTTGGCGTAGCAATTCTGCTTTTGGTATTTGTGATACCGCAGCTTAAGTCTATTTACACTAGCTTTGATGCGGAGCTTCCCATTGCTACCCGTTTCTTTTTGGGTGTTTCAGATTTTGCTGTTAAACGCTGGTGGTTGGTAATAGCTTTAGTTGCCGGCTTAATTTTTGCCTTTCGTTGGTTTCGAAATACAGAACGGGGACGATATTTTACAGATGAATTAGTGCTGAAGCTTCCTATTTTTGGACCTTTGGTTAAGCAGATGGAGTTGGTGGAGATGACTCGAACCCTGTCACTGCTGCTTACTAGTGGTGTGCCAATTTTGGATTCTTTGAACATTGTATATAACGCTACTGAAAATGTAATGTTTAGAGATGCATTGGGTGATGCACGGGAAATTGTAAAACACGGAGAATCATTGGCAGCGCCTATTTCCGGTTCTGAGTACTTCCCTCCCCTAGTTTCCCGTATGATTCGAGTTGGGGAGGAAAGTGGTGAGCTGGGCGAAGTTTTGCTTAAGGTGGCTGAATATTTTGAAGGTGAGGCAGAGCATACGGTGGAAAATTTAACCACAGCGTTGGAGCCTGTTATTATGATTATACTGGGTGTGGGTGTGGGTTTTATGGTGTTGTCAATTATCATGCCCATTTATAACCTGACTAGCCAATTCTAG
- a CDS encoding prepilin peptidase → MFDLVLLFVIGCCVGSFLNVLIDRLPKGSSILGRSYCENCNTPLAWFDLIPVFSFLFLWGRCRYCGEKIPFRLPLVEFLTGVGFVVVAVVSADSVASMDSMASVVSGSGLLGLVTLLNLFILLVLFCSFLVLFFTDLEYGVLPDVIVFPATVLVVFWRFFLPFFYTKYEILDTEYWLIILKQYGVPAVSLAGFFMILILITRGRGMGFGDVKLGFLMGLVLGWPGTLVGSFLAFLSGGVASVILLISGEKKFGQQVPFGPFLITGTAVAAVYGSVIWEWYLSFL, encoded by the coding sequence ATGTTTGATCTTGTTTTGCTTTTTGTAATTGGCTGTTGCGTTGGCTCATTTTTAAATGTGCTTATTGACCGCCTTCCTAAAGGATCTTCTATTCTGGGTCGTTCTTATTGCGAAAATTGCAACACTCCCCTAGCCTGGTTTGACCTTATTCCTGTTTTTTCTTTTCTGTTTTTGTGGGGGCGGTGTCGGTATTGTGGTGAGAAAATCCCGTTTAGGCTCCCGCTTGTAGAGTTTCTTACAGGAGTGGGGTTTGTGGTGGTTGCAGTGGTATCAGCGGATTCAGTGGCTTCAATGGATTCAATGGCCTCAGTGGTTTCAGGGAGTGGTTTGTTGGGGCTGGTGACACTGTTAAATTTGTTTATACTCTTGGTTTTATTTTGTTCTTTTTTGGTTCTTTTCTTTACTGATTTGGAATACGGGGTGCTGCCAGATGTGATTGTTTTTCCGGCAACAGTGTTGGTTGTTTTTTGGCGTTTTTTCCTTCCTTTCTTTTATACTAAATACGAGATACTAGATACTGAATACTGGTTGATAATTCTGAAACAATATGGTGTCCCTGCCGTTTCTTTGGCGGGCTTCTTTATGATTCTAATTTTGATTACTCGCGGCCGGGGAATGGGGTTTGGTGATGTAAAGCTCGGGTTTTTAATGGGTTTGGTTTTGGGTTGGCCAGGTACCTTGGTGGGTTCTTTTTTAGCCTTCTTGTCTGGTGGGGTAGCCTCTGTTATTCTTTTGATTAGTGGGGAAAAAAAGTTTGGTCAGCAAGTCCCTTTTGGACCTTTTCTTATAACTGGAACAGCAGTTGCTGCGGTGTACGGCAGCGTTATTTGGGAGTGGTACCTCAGTTTTTTATAG
- a CDS encoding four helix bundle protein, whose product MKEGKIKDFTDLEIWQLGRKLTSLVYEITKLLLKKAPEEKWIMVEQVRRAVHSICANIAEAYGRYHFADSLNFLYHARGSLKEVKSFLLLIGSLYPSLEDLCNEGEVIADRLNVKLNNYIQSTRNRLNKT is encoded by the coding sequence ATGAAAGAAGGAAAAATCAAGGATTTTACAGATTTGGAAATCTGGCAGCTTGGTAGAAAGCTGACGAGTTTGGTTTATGAAATAACGAAGTTGCTTTTGAAAAAGGCTCCTGAGGAAAAGTGGATTATGGTTGAACAGGTGCGAAGAGCTGTACATTCCATTTGTGCAAATATAGCTGAAGCTTATGGTCGTTATCATTTTGCGGATAGCTTAAATTTTCTTTACCATGCACGCGGTTCTTTGAAGGAGGTTAAGAGTTTCCTTTTGCTAATCGGATCTTTATATCCTTCTCTTGAAGATTTATGTAATGAAGGAGAGGTAATAGCTGACCGTTTAAATGTTAAGCTTAATAATTATATTCAGAGCACCAGAAATAGATTGAACAAAACTTGA